From the uncultured Flavobacterium sp. genome, the window TGGAATTGGCCCATATTTCATATAGTCATTATAAAGTCTGCTTTCTACAGTAATTTTTTGATGAACACCTCCTTGGATTTTATCCCCATTTGCTGAAGCATTTAAATTTGAATCCCATCTGCGTAAATCCCAAAATCTAAATCCTTCAAAACATAGCTCCAAACGACGCTCATTTCTAATTAAGTTACGCATTTCAGTTTTATCCGCTTTAATCGATTCCAGGTAAGGATCAGGTTGAACTATTCCAGCTCGCTTTCTTAAAGCCTTAATAACATCATAGGCCGAGAATCCTATGGAACCTGTTGCTATTGGTCCCCATGCTTCATTTGCAGCTTCGGCATAAATAAGATACAATTCCGTATATCTCATACGTGGTTTATAATGTCTCTGATTATTAATTGAAGTTGGATTTAAATTCACATCCTGTCTCAATAATTTTCTCATATAATAACCCGTACGAGTTGATGTACCAACCTTGTTTAATGCATCATTTGTTGTACCATCACTAGCTGTCGTAATTACAGAATTACTCACTCCGGCAGTTGACTGATTTACTAAAATAAATTTTTTCAAACGAGGATCACGGTTTTCATAAGGTTTTGTAGCATCATAATTACTGCTGGCATCTGTAATAGGATAACCGTTTGCCATTGGGAAAGCATCAACTAAATTCTGTGTTGGGTTGATACGTCCTTTTCCAAAAAGAGTTGGAGGAAAATTATCACTTTCTAAATTATTACTATCAGCAATATCAGTTCTCCAAAGAATCTCCGGAGGGTTAATTCCAGCCCCCATACCTTTTAACTCTTCAACATCACTGTACCAGTTCAATCCATTAGAAGCTATTCCAAAAACTCCTCCATTCAGGTTCAATAGTGCGCCTGCATATTTAGCGGCATCTTCCCAAGTTGTTGTGTTTCCTGTACTGAAAGCCGGACTAGCGGCTAATAAGGCTGCCTGTGCTCTTACAACTTGTGCAATCCTGGAAGACATTCTTTGTCTCGCATATTGTCCAAAAACACGATTATAATCATTTAAATTATTTTGACCGGGAGGTAGTGTTCCTGCATCTTCAAAATCTAATGGCAGCAATTCAGTAGCTTTTTTTACATCACTATACAATTGTTTCATACAATCTTCAAAAGACGAACGGGCAACATTAAAGTTTGAACTTGCAGTTTCCGGCTCCAATAGTATTGGCACTCCTAATAGTTTATCATTAGTAGCTGTTCCTGCATGAGCCTGCAACAAATAATACATATATAAAGCTCTTAGTCCATAAGCTTCACCCATCAAACGATCTCTGAATAATAGGCTTACATTTGCATCTTTTGCCCATTGTACTTTCGGAGCTTCAGATAGAAAAATATTCAAATACTGAATGGCTGATCTTGAATTTGACCATTGATCTAATGGGTTAAAGTTTGATGTCCATTGACCTGTTGCTACTTTAAGATAATTGCTTGATATATCATTCGTTACAGCATCATCTGTTGCTACATCATTAAATGACCAGGAATTTCCAGGCAGTCTTGTATAGGCATTAAGAAGAATTCCTTGTGCATATTCAGCTTCTGCATACATATCATTAAGCCCTCTATTATTTTCTATTGCCGGATCAATCAAATCATCACAGCTGCAAAAAACAAACAGTACTGATATAAAAATTAATATTTTTACTTTCATAATAATTAAATTAAGTGTTTTTGATTTTAAAATAATGCTTTAAGACCAAGGTTATAATATCTGGTTTGTGGAGCTCCTCCTATACTTAATTCCATAACATCTCTGTTTTGAGATAGTGTTAAGAGGTTAGATCCAAGTGCATAAACACTCAGTTCATTAAAAAAAGTTTTTTGAAGTGTCTTTTTTGGAAAATCGTATGTAAGCTGTACTTTAGAAAGATTTACTCTATTTGTACTATACATCCAAAAATCTGATGAACGGAAATTATTGTCACCGTTCAATGAAGTTAACCTTGGATAGATTGCCGTATCTTTATTCTCTTCTGTCCAGCTGTCACGTACGTTAATTGAATACTTGTCTTCGCCATCCATCCAAAAATAGGAACTGTTTTTCATCGCATAAGCACCTGTTTGTCCTGTGAAAATTGTGAAAAAGGTAAAATTATTCCATTTAGAAGTAAAATTGATACCAAATGTAAATGGAGCTCCATTCCAGCCCGCTTTACCTAAATAAACTTCGTCTCTATTATCGATAATGCCATCACCATTTTGATCTATATATTTAATATCTCCTGGTTTGACTTGTCCGAAAGTTTGAGAAGGTGAACTGGAAATATCTTGTGCATCCCTAAAAAAGCCAGCACTTCTAAGACCCCAAAGCGCATCTAAAGCTTTGCCTTGTCTGTTTTGATAACTCTCACTGTATAATTCGGCTCTCTTCGATGCTTCAGTATTTATATAAGTACCTGTAAATCCAAGTGCTAAATCGACATTTCCGACTTTTTTATTAAATCTCACATCAAAATCAAACCCAATACGTTTATCATTATTATAATTGATATAAGGCAGAAATGAAGTGTTAGGAAAGTTTGTAACAAAATAATTTGGATATAAAGTTGAAGCCTGAATAACATTTCCGGTAACTTCATTGGCAA encodes:
- a CDS encoding RagB/SusD family nutrient uptake outer membrane protein, producing MKVKILIFISVLFVFCSCDDLIDPAIENNRGLNDMYAEAEYAQGILLNAYTRLPGNSWSFNDVATDDAVTNDISSNYLKVATGQWTSNFNPLDQWSNSRSAIQYLNIFLSEAPKVQWAKDANVSLLFRDRLMGEAYGLRALYMYYLLQAHAGTATNDKLLGVPILLEPETASSNFNVARSSFEDCMKQLYSDVKKATELLPLDFEDAGTLPPGQNNLNDYNRVFGQYARQRMSSRIAQVVRAQAALLAASPAFSTGNTTTWEDAAKYAGALLNLNGGVFGIASNGLNWYSDVEELKGMGAGINPPEILWRTDIADSNNLESDNFPPTLFGKGRINPTQNLVDAFPMANGYPITDASSNYDATKPYENRDPRLKKFILVNQSTAGVSNSVITTASDGTTNDALNKVGTSTRTGYYMRKLLRQDVNLNPTSINNQRHYKPRMRYTELYLIYAEAANEAWGPIATGSIGFSAYDVIKALRKRAGIVQPDPYLESIKADKTEMRNLIRNERRLELCFEGFRFWDLRRWDSNLNASANGDKIQGGVHQKITVESRLYNDYMKYGPIPYSEALKFNALLQNKGW